The following are encoded in a window of Manihot esculenta cultivar AM560-2 chromosome 8, M.esculenta_v8, whole genome shotgun sequence genomic DNA:
- the LOC110620166 gene encoding xylan glycosyltransferase MUCI21, which produces MVHYHRYNQWRKGEHAEEDEGLALVCINSGFYKRKRPKLVSLLLLSLLSCSLILLPHLFCSSSAFSLLYSFVAETDDRVIVDMDVNAPLCSSISNGTICCDRSSFRSDICIMKGDVRTQSASSSIFLYTSSNSSKSIKEDEEFHHEKIKPYTRKWETSVMDTIDQLDLISKHEKSATHHQCDVTHHVPAVVFSTGGYTGNVYHEFNDGILPLYITSQHLNKKVVFVMLEYHTWWIMKYGDILSRLSDYPAIDFSGDKRNHCFPEVIVGLRIHNELTIDPSLMQENKSIVDFRNLLDKAYWPRIRGLIQKEELEALSPSSGTLLEFRKDVQEAKMKKPKLVILSRNASRAITNEDLLVKMAVRIGFRVEVLRPDRTTELAKIYRSLNSSEVMIGVHGAAMTHFLFMKPGSVFIQVIPLGTEWAAETYYGDPAKKLGLKYIGYQIMPRESSLFEKYDKNDPVLQDPRSISEKGWEYTKKIYLDSQNVRLNLARFQKRLVRAYQHCKKMDTLHHHSH; this is translated from the exons ATGGTGCACTACCATCGTTACAATCAGTGGAGGAAAGGTGAACATGCGGAAGAAGATGAAGGTCTTGCTTTGGTCTGTATAAACTCTGGTTTCTACAAGAGAAAAAGACCGAAGCTTGtttctcttctgcttctttctcttctctcttgTTCCCTTATTTTGTTGCCTCACCTGTTTTGCTCTTCCTCTGCTTTCTCTCTCTTGT ATTCATTTGTTGCAGAAACTGATGATAGGGTTATTGTTGATATGGATGTAAATGCTCCTTTGTGTTCTTCAATTTCTAACG GAACCATATGCTGTGACAGGAGCAGTTTTCGTTCGGACATCTGTATTATGAAAGGAGATGTAAGAACACAATCTGCTTCTTCTTCAATCTTCCTCTACACCTCAAGCAATAGCAGTAAATCAattaaagaagatgaagaattcCACCATGAAAAGATCAAACCATACACTAGAAAATGGGAAACAAGTGTTATGGACACAATTGATCAATTAGATCTCATATCAAAGCATGAAAAATCTGCAACTCACCACCAATGTGATGTCACACATCATGTCCCGGCCGTGGTCTTTTCGACAGGAGGCTACACTGGTAATGTTTATCATGAATTCAATGATGGGATTTTGCCATTGTACATTACATCTCAGCATTTGAACAAGAAGGTTGTTTTTGTTATGCTTGAGTATCATACTTGGTGGATAATGAAGTATGGAGATATTCTTTCGCGTCTTTCGGATTATCCTGCTATAGATTTTAGTGGAGATAAGAGAAATCATTGCTTCCCTGAAGTCATTGTTGGTCTTAGAATCCATAATGAACTCACTATTGATCCATCTTTGATGCAAGAGAATAAGAGTATTGTCGACTTTCGTAATCTCCTAGACAAGGCCTATTGGCCGCGAATTAGAGGTTTGATTCAAAAGGAAGAACTAGAAGCTTTATCCCCTTCATCAGGAACCTTGTTAGAGTTCCGAAAGGATGTGCAAGAAGCAAAAATGAAGAAGCCTAAATTGGTTATTTTATCTCGAAACGCGTCGAGAGCAATAACTAATGAAGATTTGTTAGTGAAAATGGCTGTAAGGATTGGATTCAGAGTTGAAGTTTTGAGGCCTGATCGGACAACAGAACTCGCAAAGATATATCGTTCGCTAAATTCAAGTGAAGTTATGATTGGTGTTCATGGTGCTGCTATGACTCATTTTCTGTTTATGAAGCCTGGTTCTGTGTTCATCCAAGTGATTCCTCTTGGAACAGAATGGGCTGCAGAGACTTATTATGGAGACCCAGCTAAGAAACTTGGATTGAAATACATTGGCTACCAAATTATGCCTAGAGAGAGCTCATTGTTTGAgaaatatgataaaaatgaTCCTGTTCTTCAAGACCCAAGAAGCATATCCGAGAAAGGCTGGGAATACACCAAGAAAATTTATCTTGACAGCCAGAATGTGAGGTTAAAtcttgcaagatttcaaaaaaGGTTAGTTCGTGCCTATCAACATTGCAAGAAAATGGATACCCTTCATCACCATTCTCACTAA
- the LOC110621045 gene encoding transcription initiation factor IIB-2 — protein MGDAFCSDCKRQTEVVFDHSAGDTVCSECGLVLESHSIDETSEWRTFANESGDNDPVRVGGPTNPLLTDGGLSTVIAKPNGASGEFLSSSLGRWQNRGSNPDRGLILAFKTIATMSDRLGLVATIKDRANEIYKRVEDQKSSRGRNQDALLAACLYIACRQEDKPRTVKEICSVANGATKKEIGRAKEYIVKQLGLETGQSVEMGTIHAGDFMRRFCSNLGMNNQAVKAAQEAVQKSEEFDIRRSPISIAAAVIYIITQLAEEKKPSLKDISGATGVAEGTIRNSYKDLYPHVLKIIPSWFAKEEDLKNLCSP, from the exons ATGGGGGACGCGTTTTGCTCGGACTGCAAGCGGCAGACGGAGGTGGTGTTCGACCACTCGGCGGGGGATACCGTCTGTTCGGAGTGTGGATTGGTGCTCGAATCGCATTCGATCGATGAGACCTCCGAGTGGAGAACCTTCGCTAATGAGTCCGGCGACAATGATCCCGTCCGTGTTGGTGGCCCCACTAACCCTCTCTTGACCGACGGTGGTCTTTCCACTGTCATAGCTAAGCCTAACGGTGCTTCTGGCGAGTTCCTTTCCTCTTCCTTGGGTCGCTGGCAGAATAGAGGCTCCAATCCGGATCGGGGGTTGATTTTGGCGTTTAAAACTATAGCTACTATGTCCGATAG GTTGGGGCTTGTTGCAACTATAAAG GACCGGGCCAATGAGATATATAAACGGGTGGAAGATCAGAAGTCCAGCAGAGGAAGAAATCAGGATGCCTTATTGGCTGCATGCCTCTACATTGCTTGTCGCCAAGAAGACAAGCCACGAACTGTAAAGG AAATTTGCTCCGTTGCCAATGGAGCCACAAAGAAGGAAATTGGCCGAGCAAAAGAATACATAGTGAAACAACTGGGGTTGGAGACAGGTCAGTCGGTGGAGATGGGAACTATTCATGCTGGGGACTTTATG AGGCGTTTTTGTTCAAATCTTGGCATGAATAACCAAGCGGTGAAAGCTGCACAAGAAGCTGTGCAGAAGTCGGAAGAGTTTGACATAAG GAGGAGTCCTATATCAATTGCGGCAGCAGTAATTTATATCATCACTCAACTTGCAGAAGAGAAGAAGCCGAGTCTCAAAG ATATTTCAGGGGCCACGGGAGTTGCTGAAGGAACTATCAGAAATTCATACAAGGACCTCTATCCTCACGTGTTGAAGATAATTCCAAGCTGGTTTGCCAAAGAAGAGGATCTTAAGAATCTCTGCAGTCCTTGA